A single region of the Sphingobium sp. EP60837 genome encodes:
- the mutL gene encoding DNA mismatch repair endonuclease MutL, with amino-acid sequence MSIRRLPEHLVNRIAAGEVVERPASALKEIVENALDAGAARISIRLSNGGLDRIEVSDDGCGMAPAEIALALERHATSKLPDDAIENVSTLGFRGEALPSIASVAHLSIDSRPMGQDGWNRTIDNGALVSEGPAALPPGTRVTVEQLFARVPARRKFLRSPKAEYAACLDVVRRLAMAHPLVAFTLEHDGRRAIGVQGGEAREDRVAALTDRALAENHVIVSLEREGVRLSGVASLPTYNRGVGDHQFLFVNGRPVRDRLLVGAVRGAYADMLARDRHPVVALFLDVPPLEVDVNVHPAKTEVRFRDPALIRGMIVSGLRRALDAEGFRSVQQADPAGLAAWKAEPVSPTPISALPIFESAFPSSYALAPSSSFADRRPSFSAPPPQARAEPAAAPAPESASFPLGVARGQVARTYIVAEAEDGLVIVDQHAAHERLTLERMRRAMDGQGVAAQALLLPEVVELDEPACDRLEARIDELRDFGLELERFGPAAMLVRATPAMLGQGDVQGLVSDLADDLAAYDSALSLKERLDLVAATMACHGSVRAGRVLSVTEMNALLREMEITPRSGQCNHGRPTWVKLGHGDIEKLFGRK; translated from the coding sequence ATGTCAATACGCCGCCTGCCCGAACATCTGGTCAACCGTATCGCTGCCGGTGAAGTGGTTGAAAGACCCGCCAGCGCGCTCAAGGAAATCGTTGAAAATGCGCTGGATGCCGGAGCAGCCCGCATTTCCATAAGGTTAAGCAATGGCGGCCTCGACCGGATCGAGGTCAGCGATGACGGCTGCGGCATGGCTCCGGCTGAAATCGCCCTTGCGCTTGAGCGGCATGCCACCTCGAAATTGCCGGACGATGCGATCGAAAATGTATCGACGCTCGGCTTTCGCGGCGAAGCGCTCCCTTCCATCGCCAGCGTCGCTCATCTTTCGATTGATAGCCGTCCGATGGGCCAGGATGGATGGAACCGGACGATCGACAATGGCGCCCTGGTATCGGAAGGTCCTGCGGCCCTTCCGCCCGGCACCCGCGTCACCGTCGAGCAACTCTTCGCCCGCGTGCCTGCCCGCCGCAAATTCCTGCGCTCGCCCAAGGCGGAATATGCCGCCTGCCTGGATGTCGTGCGTCGCCTAGCCATGGCGCATCCCTTGGTAGCTTTCACCCTCGAACATGACGGCCGCCGCGCGATCGGCGTGCAAGGCGGAGAAGCGCGGGAGGACCGCGTAGCCGCCCTGACCGACCGGGCGCTCGCGGAAAATCACGTCATCGTCTCCTTGGAGCGTGAGGGGGTCCGCTTGTCCGGCGTCGCCTCGCTGCCCACCTATAATCGGGGCGTCGGTGATCATCAGTTTCTCTTCGTGAACGGCCGTCCTGTGCGCGACCGCCTGCTTGTGGGCGCGGTGCGCGGCGCTTACGCAGACATGCTGGCGCGGGATCGCCATCCCGTGGTCGCCCTGTTCCTGGACGTCCCGCCGCTAGAGGTGGATGTCAATGTCCATCCCGCCAAGACGGAGGTGCGTTTCCGCGATCCTGCGCTGATTCGCGGCATGATCGTGTCCGGCCTGCGCCGTGCCTTGGATGCGGAAGGCTTCCGTTCGGTGCAGCAGGCGGACCCGGCCGGACTGGCGGCGTGGAAGGCGGAGCCTGTCTCGCCCACGCCGATCAGCGCCCTGCCGATATTCGAAAGCGCATTTCCATCATCCTACGCCCTAGCGCCCTCATCATCCTTCGCCGACCGCCGCCCCAGCTTTTCGGCTCCGCCACCGCAGGCCCGGGCCGAGCCTGCCGCCGCGCCCGCACCAGAAAGTGCCAGCTTTCCCTTGGGAGTCGCGCGGGGCCAGGTCGCACGCACCTATATCGTCGCTGAGGCCGAGGATGGGCTGGTGATCGTCGATCAGCATGCCGCGCATGAGCGGCTCACCCTCGAACGCATGCGTCGCGCCATGGACGGGCAGGGCGTCGCCGCGCAGGCACTGTTGCTGCCCGAAGTGGTCGAGTTGGATGAACCCGCCTGCGACCGCCTGGAAGCGCGGATCGACGAACTGCGCGACTTCGGCCTGGAACTGGAGCGGTTTGGACCCGCCGCCATGCTGGTCCGCGCGACGCCTGCGATGTTGGGGCAGGGCGATGTGCAGGGGCTTGTTTCCGACCTTGCCGACGACCTCGCCGCCTATGACAGCGCATTATCGCTGAAGGAGAGATTGGACCTGGTCGCCGCCACCATGGCCTGCCACGGCTCCGTTCGCGCCGGTCGGGTGCTGAGCGTGACCGAGATGAACGCACTGTTGCGCGAAATGGAAATCACCCCCCGCAGCGGCCAGTGCAATCATGGGCGGCCTACCTGGGTTAAGCTTGGCCATGGCGACATAGAAAAGCTGTTCGGAAGGAAGTGA
- a CDS encoding MaoC family dehydratase yields MSEVVYFEDVSVGDTIHFGPLSVSREEIIAFAAEYDPQPFHLSDEEAAATHFGSLSASGWQSTALFMKMFVAEMQKVQGRQEASLGAIGVDELRWLRPVRPGDTLRGMSEVIETKASRNRPEMGVVRTRVTMINQNDEPVMTMKPIALFRTRPA; encoded by the coding sequence ATGAGCGAAGTCGTCTATTTCGAAGATGTGTCTGTAGGCGACACGATTCATTTCGGCCCGCTCAGCGTAAGTCGGGAGGAGATAATCGCCTTCGCCGCGGAATATGACCCCCAGCCCTTCCACCTGTCCGACGAGGAAGCAGCGGCCACGCATTTCGGCAGCCTGTCCGCGAGCGGCTGGCAAAGCACTGCCCTGTTCATGAAGATGTTCGTCGCCGAAATGCAGAAGGTCCAGGGGCGGCAGGAAGCAAGCCTGGGTGCGATCGGCGTGGATGAACTGCGCTGGCTAAGGCCCGTGCGGCCGGGCGACACGCTGCGCGGCATGTCCGAGGTGATCGAGACCAAGGCGTCACGCAACCGGCCCGAGATGGGCGTGGTGCGGACCCGGGTGACAATGATCAACCAGAATGACGAGCCGGTGATGACGATGAAGCCAATCGCGCTCTTTCGAACGCGGCCCGCCTGA
- a CDS encoding DNA-deoxyinosine glycosylase, whose product MTLRPGQMPAQRKAAFPPSVDEATRLLILGSLPGDASIRQGEYYAHRGNAFWTLMGGVLDEDLRALPYARRLKKLRARGVGLWDVIESADREGSLDSAIRGAELRDLSAFVARLPKLEAVAFNGKTAALHGRRQIGSAQGLTLIDLPSSSGAYAMLSREKKAQVWQGLRKWIDPQD is encoded by the coding sequence ATGACGCTGCGCCCCGGCCAAATGCCTGCGCAGCGCAAGGCCGCCTTCCCGCCGAGCGTCGATGAAGCTACGCGGCTGTTGATACTGGGCAGCCTGCCGGGAGACGCATCGATACGGCAGGGCGAATATTATGCCCATCGCGGCAACGCCTTTTGGACGCTGATGGGTGGCGTGCTGGACGAGGATCTGCGCGCCCTGCCTTATGCCAGGCGGCTGAAGAAGTTGCGGGCGCGCGGGGTTGGCCTCTGGGACGTGATCGAAAGCGCCGACCGGGAGGGCAGCCTGGACAGTGCGATACGCGGTGCGGAGTTGCGGGACCTGTCGGCTTTTGTGGCTCGCTTGCCGAAGCTGGAAGCGGTCGCTTTCAACGGTAAAACTGCAGCGCTACATGGGCGGCGGCAGATCGGATCTGCGCAAGGACTGACGCTCATCGATCTCCCATCCTCCAGCGGCGCCTATGCGATGCTTTCACGCGAGAAAAAGGCGCAAGTCTGGCAAGGCTTGCGCAAGTGGATCGATCCGCAAGATTGA
- the ychF gene encoding redox-regulated ATPase YchF, whose amino-acid sequence MGFRCGIVGLPNVGKSTLFNALTETQAAQAANYPFCTIEPNVGQVAVPDERLQTIAKIGGSAKIIETQLAFVDIAGLVRGASKGEGLGNQFLANIREVDAIVHVLRCFEDDDITHVEGKVDPIADAETVETELMLADLESLEKRVPNFAKKAAQGDKEAKAAASVLGKALDLLRDGKPARLTQPGDDEEERIFRQAQLLTAKPVLYVCNVEEDAAAEGNAHSARVFEKAAAEGAKAVIVSAAIEAELITMPVEERAEYLEALGLEEAGLARIIRAGYELLGLITFFTVGPKEARAWTVARGSKAPQAAGAIHTDFEKGFIRAETMAYADYVQFNGEAGAKEAGKWRSEGKEYVTQDGDIMLFRFNV is encoded by the coding sequence ATGGGTTTTCGTTGCGGTATCGTCGGGCTTCCCAATGTGGGCAAGTCCACCCTGTTCAACGCGTTGACCGAAACGCAGGCGGCGCAGGCGGCGAACTATCCCTTCTGCACGATCGAGCCCAATGTCGGCCAGGTCGCGGTGCCCGACGAGCGACTGCAGACGATCGCGAAGATCGGCGGGTCGGCCAAGATCATCGAAACGCAACTGGCCTTTGTGGATATCGCAGGGCTGGTGCGCGGCGCGTCCAAGGGCGAAGGGTTGGGCAACCAGTTCCTGGCGAATATCCGCGAAGTGGACGCGATCGTCCATGTGCTACGATGCTTTGAGGATGACGACATCACCCATGTCGAGGGCAAGGTTGACCCCATCGCCGACGCCGAGACGGTTGAGACCGAGCTGATGCTAGCGGACCTGGAAAGTCTGGAAAAGCGTGTGCCGAACTTCGCCAAGAAGGCGGCGCAAGGGGACAAGGAAGCCAAGGCTGCTGCGTCCGTCCTGGGCAAGGCGCTGGACCTGCTGCGCGACGGCAAGCCCGCTCGCCTGACGCAGCCGGGCGATGATGAGGAGGAACGGATCTTCCGGCAGGCGCAACTGCTGACGGCCAAGCCTGTCCTCTATGTCTGCAATGTCGAGGAAGATGCGGCGGCGGAAGGCAATGCTCATTCCGCGCGCGTGTTTGAAAAGGCTGCGGCGGAAGGTGCCAAGGCAGTAATCGTGTCCGCTGCGATCGAGGCGGAACTCATCACCATGCCGGTCGAGGAACGGGCGGAATATCTGGAGGCGCTCGGCCTTGAGGAAGCGGGTCTGGCGCGCATCATCCGGGCGGGATACGAACTGCTGGGCCTCATCACCTTTTTCACCGTCGGCCCCAAGGAAGCGCGGGCTTGGACGGTTGCAAGGGGCTCCAAGGCTCCGCAGGCAGCGGGCGCGATCCATACCGATTTCGAGAAGGGCTTCATCCGCGCCGAGACTATGGCCTATGCCGACTATGTCCAGTTCAACGGCGAAGCGGGCGCCAAGGAAGCGGGCAAGTGGCGGTCGGAAGGCAAGGAATATGTGACCCAGGATGGCGACATCATGCTGTTCCGGTTCAACGTCTGA
- a CDS encoding DUF2490 domain-containing protein produces the protein MIGFLLAPGSVKAATAEDEQVWMNLTAMGAVTGDLIYFTEVQPRIGNGVSRIDQTILRGAVGWKFSRSLSVYQGYAHVVLPTQAGRDVNEERSFQQVNWTIGKPWQGELSSRTRLEQRWRSDGGGIGWRLREMLRYEKPLKPAGEAINALAYAEGFAALNNTGWGQKAGFDQLRSFVGAEIKLMGKSTTEIGYLNQYIDQGSAKRMNHVASITLFFRH, from the coding sequence ATGATAGGATTCTTGCTGGCTCCAGGGTCGGTGAAAGCTGCTACGGCGGAGGATGAGCAGGTCTGGATGAACCTGACCGCCATGGGCGCAGTGACGGGCGACCTGATCTATTTCACCGAAGTCCAACCGCGTATCGGCAATGGCGTTTCGCGGATTGATCAGACGATCCTGCGAGGCGCGGTAGGCTGGAAATTTTCGCGAAGCCTATCGGTCTATCAGGGCTATGCTCATGTCGTGCTTCCCACACAGGCTGGTCGTGACGTCAATGAGGAGCGGAGTTTCCAGCAGGTCAACTGGACGATCGGCAAGCCTTGGCAGGGCGAACTATCATCAAGAACCCGGCTGGAGCAGCGGTGGCGATCGGATGGCGGCGGCATTGGATGGCGGCTGCGGGAGATGCTGCGCTACGAAAAGCCGCTGAAGCCCGCAGGCGAGGCGATCAACGCGCTTGCCTATGCGGAGGGATTTGCCGCGCTCAACAATACGGGCTGGGGACAGAAGGCGGGATTTGACCAGTTGCGCAGCTTCGTGGGCGCTGAGATCAAGCTGATGGGCAAGTCCACGACGGAGATCGGCTATCTCAACCAATATATCGACCAAGGGAGCGCCAAGCGGATGAACCATGTGGCGTCGATCACCCTCTTCTTCCGGCACTGA
- a CDS encoding alpha-D-glucose phosphate-specific phosphoglucomutase, producing the protein MIQTVATTPFSDQKPGTSGLRKKVRIFQQPHYAENFVQSVFDSLEGFEGQTLVVGGDGRYLNREVIQIVLKMAAANGFGRVLVGKGGILSTPAASHLIRASSAFGGLVLSASHNPGGPDEDFGIKYNVSNGGPAPEKVTDAIHARTLAIDSYRILQAEDVDIDRLGTSKLGGMAVEVVDPVAAYADLMEQLFDFAAIRTMIAEGFTLSFDSMSAVTGPYAVEIFEKRLGAPAGTVQNATPLPDFGHHHPDPNLVHAKELYDRMMAADAPDFGAASDGDGDRNLIIGRHCYVTPSDSLAVLAANAHLAPGYASGLKGIARSMPTSGAADRVAEKLGIPLYETPTGWKFFGNLLDAGMATICGEESAGTGSDHVREKDGIWAVLLWLNILAVRRQSVAEIMAEHWATYGRNYYARHDYEAIAKDRADGLMAALRDKLATLPATVNSGGTVKSADDFAYTDPTDQSVSRSQGVRLLFEDGSRIVFRLSGTGTEGATLRVYIERYVGEDNELGLETADALAPLVRAAQEVADIAGFTGMERPSVIT; encoded by the coding sequence GTGATTCAGACCGTTGCGACGACGCCTTTTTCCGATCAGAAGCCGGGCACTTCCGGCCTGCGCAAGAAGGTCCGCATTTTCCAACAGCCCCATTATGCCGAAAATTTTGTCCAGTCGGTGTTCGACAGTCTGGAGGGTTTCGAAGGCCAGACGCTGGTGGTGGGAGGCGACGGACGCTACCTCAATCGGGAAGTCATCCAGATCGTCCTGAAGATGGCCGCCGCCAACGGCTTTGGCCGCGTGCTGGTGGGCAAGGGCGGCATCCTGTCCACTCCGGCAGCTTCGCATCTGATCCGTGCTTCGAGCGCCTTTGGCGGGCTGGTGCTGTCGGCCAGCCATAATCCGGGCGGGCCGGACGAGGATTTCGGGATCAAATATAATGTGTCGAACGGCGGCCCTGCGCCCGAAAAGGTGACGGACGCCATCCATGCCCGGACGTTGGCGATCGATAGTTATCGCATTCTCCAGGCGGAGGACGTTGATATCGACAGGCTTGGCACGAGTAAGCTAGGCGGCATGGCGGTCGAAGTGGTCGATCCTGTCGCCGCCTACGCCGATCTGATGGAGCAATTATTCGACTTTGCCGCCATCCGGACAATGATCGCCGAGGGCTTCACCCTCTCCTTCGATTCAATGAGCGCGGTTACCGGCCCCTATGCGGTCGAGATATTCGAAAAGCGGCTCGGCGCGCCTGCTGGTACAGTGCAGAACGCGACCCCCCTGCCCGACTTCGGCCATCATCATCCGGACCCCAATCTGGTCCACGCCAAGGAGCTATATGACCGGATGATGGCGGCGGACGCGCCGGATTTCGGCGCGGCTTCGGACGGCGACGGCGATCGTAACCTGATCATCGGGCGGCATTGCTATGTGACGCCGTCGGACTCACTCGCGGTGCTGGCGGCGAACGCACATCTGGCGCCGGGCTATGCGAGCGGGCTGAAAGGCATCGCCCGGTCCATGCCGACCAGCGGCGCGGCGGACCGGGTGGCGGAGAAGCTCGGCATCCCTCTTTATGAAACGCCCACAGGATGGAAATTCTTCGGCAACCTGCTGGATGCGGGAATGGCGACGATCTGCGGCGAAGAGAGCGCCGGCACCGGATCGGACCATGTGCGCGAGAAGGACGGCATCTGGGCCGTGCTGCTGTGGCTAAACATCTTGGCCGTGCGGCGGCAGAGCGTGGCGGAGATCATGGCCGAACATTGGGCGACCTATGGCCGAAACTATTATGCGCGGCACGATTATGAGGCGATCGCCAAGGATCGGGCCGATGGACTGATGGCGGCATTGCGGGATAAGCTGGCGACACTGCCCGCAACGGTGAACAGCGGCGGCACAGTGAAGAGCGCGGACGACTTCGCCTATACTGATCCCACCGATCAATCCGTCAGCCGCAGCCAAGGCGTGCGGCTGTTGTTCGAAGATGGATCGCGGATCGTCTTTCGCCTGTCCGGCACCGGCACGGAAGGAGCAACCTTGCGGGTCTATATCGAGCGTTATGTCGGTGAGGACAACGAGTTGGGATTGGAAACCGCTGACGCGCTGGCCCCGCTGGTCCGCGCGGCCCAGGAAGTGGCGGACATTGCTGGCTTCACCGGGATGGAGCGGCCGAGCGTCATCACCTGA
- the pth gene encoding aminoacyl-tRNA hydrolase — MQIWVGLGNPGTQYAMHRHNVGFMAADVIADLHCFSPAKKQFQGWVQEGRIGPEKIILLKPATFMNESGRSVGEAMRFYKLTPEDVTVFHDELDLAPMKVKVKRGGGNAGHNGLRSTDAHIGPDFRRVRIGIGHPGHKDRVHGYVLGNYHKSEMDALSDMLGAIGAEAEWLAKGDDARFMNEVALRLAE; from the coding sequence ATGCAGATCTGGGTCGGCCTAGGTAATCCTGGCACCCAATATGCCATGCACCGGCATAATGTCGGGTTCATGGCGGCTGACGTGATCGCCGACCTGCATTGCTTCTCACCCGCGAAAAAGCAGTTTCAGGGCTGGGTCCAGGAAGGCCGGATCGGCCCTGAGAAGATCATCCTGCTGAAGCCCGCAACTTTCATGAACGAAAGCGGCCGGTCGGTGGGCGAGGCCATGCGTTTCTACAAGCTGACGCCAGAGGATGTGACAGTCTTCCACGATGAACTGGACCTGGCGCCGATGAAGGTGAAGGTTAAGCGCGGCGGCGGCAATGCGGGACATAATGGCCTGCGATCGACGGACGCGCATATCGGCCCGGATTTTCGACGCGTGCGGATCGGCATCGGCCATCCGGGGCATAAGGACCGGGTGCATGGCTATGTGCTGGGCAATTACCACAAGAGCGAGATGGACGCGCTGTCCGATATGCTGGGAGCGATCGGAGCCGAGGCCGAATGGCTTGCCAAGGGCGATGATGCGCGGTTCATGAATGAGGTTGCGCTGCGGCTGGCGGAGTAG
- a CDS encoding 50S ribosomal protein L25/general stress protein Ctc, protein MSEQLTLSAEARDRAGKGASRALRREGRVPAVIYGNNEEPQSIHVEEKLLNKLLGTGHFFNSVVMVEVGGAQVRTLAKDVAFHPVTDRPLHADFLRVSEHATVHVNVPVRFENEDASPGLKKGGVLNIVAHEIELIVDAAEIPDDVVVDLTGLDVGESIHIGAVKLPKGAKAAHDEQDFTVATVVAPSALKSAEGDNETPAEGA, encoded by the coding sequence ATGAGCGAGCAGCTTACGCTGTCGGCCGAGGCACGCGATCGGGCAGGCAAGGGAGCCTCCCGCGCTCTCCGCCGTGAGGGCCGCGTACCCGCCGTCATCTATGGTAACAATGAAGAACCGCAGTCGATCCACGTCGAGGAAAAGCTCCTCAACAAGCTGCTCGGCACCGGCCACTTCTTCAACTCGGTCGTCATGGTCGAGGTTGGCGGCGCACAGGTTCGCACCCTGGCGAAGGACGTCGCTTTCCATCCCGTGACCGATCGTCCGCTGCACGCTGACTTCCTGCGCGTTTCGGAACATGCCACCGTGCACGTCAACGTTCCGGTGCGCTTCGAGAATGAAGACGCTTCGCCGGGCCTCAAGAAGGGCGGCGTGCTGAACATCGTGGCGCATGAGATCGAACTGATCGTCGATGCGGCCGAGATCCCCGACGATGTCGTCGTCGATCTGACCGGTCTGGACGTTGGTGAATCGATCCACATCGGCGCGGTCAAGCTGCCCAAGGGCGCAAAGGCTGCCCATGACGAGCAGGACTTCACCGTGGCAACCGTGGTCGCTCCTTCCGCGCTGAAGAGTGCCGAGGGCGACAATGAGACCCCGGCGGAAGGCGCGTAA
- a CDS encoding TraB/GumN family protein: MSLLRWLGLCALLLVAACGRDGPAPAEGRGPALWRVQGHGLDGWLFGTIHVLPKGVAWRTEKVRAAIDGSDRLVLESAEIQDRARTMALFEKMGRSPGLPPLEARVPVNERDELQRIAGEGGTSTQLLSGYESWAAAMLLSAAAQQSLHVSGDEGVEPALIKDFREEDKPIGGLETVARQFGAFDTLPEAAQRRLLAQTVEEARRMKALYERIMRAWLEGDMAAIAREDEAGEKPDPVVEQAVLIARNRDWSDVVGKLRGRPFIAVGTGHLTGRDNLIQLLEAKGYKVTRVQ, from the coding sequence GTGAGCTTGCTGCGATGGCTGGGACTGTGTGCGCTGCTGCTGGTGGCGGCCTGTGGACGCGACGGCCCAGCCCCTGCGGAAGGTAGAGGCCCGGCGCTTTGGCGCGTGCAGGGCCATGGGCTGGACGGGTGGCTATTCGGGACCATCCATGTGCTGCCGAAGGGCGTGGCCTGGCGAACAGAGAAGGTGCGGGCGGCCATCGACGGGTCTGACCGGCTGGTGCTGGAGTCGGCTGAGATACAGGATCGCGCGCGAACGATGGCGCTGTTCGAGAAGATGGGGCGTAGTCCTGGCCTGCCCCCTTTGGAAGCGCGAGTGCCGGTCAACGAGCGGGATGAACTTCAGCGGATCGCCGGTGAAGGCGGGACCAGCACGCAGCTTTTGTCCGGTTATGAAAGCTGGGCGGCGGCGATGCTGTTGTCGGCCGCGGCCCAGCAGTCGTTACATGTGAGTGGGGACGAAGGCGTCGAGCCCGCGCTGATCAAGGACTTCCGGGAGGAGGACAAGCCTATCGGTGGACTGGAAACCGTGGCGCGGCAGTTCGGCGCATTCGATACGCTGCCCGAAGCCGCACAGCGGCGGTTGCTGGCGCAGACGGTGGAGGAAGCGCGGCGAATGAAGGCGCTTTATGAACGCATCATGCGGGCCTGGCTCGAGGGCGACATGGCGGCAATCGCGCGGGAGGATGAGGCGGGGGAAAAGCCAGACCCGGTCGTGGAGCAAGCGGTGCTGATTGCGCGCAATCGGGACTGGAGCGATGTTGTAGGGAAGCTGAGAGGGCGGCCCTTCATCGCGGTGGGCACTGGGCATTTGACCGGGCGGGATAACCTGATCCAGTTGCTGGAAGCGAAGGGCTACAAAGTTACGCGGGTGCAGTGA
- a CDS encoding TraB/GumN family protein — protein MKWPLSRVLAAGLLLLTGCAQEQTASARPPAAKTAYVTPALWRVKDADTTIYLFGTVHVLKPGTEWFKGGIKQAFDGSDELMLEIVEPEDPQAMAASMAHTALARDGVKLSDRLSADMRGKYQAAMTANGLHWQMFEPFNPWMAGMALSVQPLEKLGYQADLGAEKTLTAAAKAAGKKVGALETVEQQLGYFAGLPMESQVKFLNATVEGLPDMDSEFARLIAHWKEGDPDKLAAEMNESLEATPELAQVLLIQRNANWAKWVKGRLAQPGTVFIAVGAGHLAGKGSVQDQLKALGVASARVAE, from the coding sequence ATGAAATGGCCCCTTTCGCGTGTGCTGGCTGCTGGCCTTCTGTTGCTGACCGGCTGCGCGCAGGAGCAGACTGCTTCCGCCAGGCCGCCTGCGGCGAAGACGGCCTATGTGACGCCTGCGCTGTGGCGGGTGAAGGATGCGGATACGACCATCTATCTGTTCGGCACGGTTCATGTGCTGAAGCCAGGGACGGAGTGGTTCAAGGGCGGGATCAAGCAGGCGTTTGACGGATCGGACGAGCTGATGCTGGAGATCGTCGAGCCCGAGGACCCGCAAGCCATGGCGGCGTCCATGGCGCATACGGCTTTGGCGCGGGATGGGGTGAAGCTGTCCGACCGTCTAAGTGCGGACATGCGCGGGAAATATCAGGCGGCGATGACCGCGAACGGCCTCCACTGGCAGATGTTCGAGCCGTTCAATCCCTGGATGGCGGGGATGGCGCTGTCGGTGCAGCCGCTGGAGAAGCTGGGCTATCAGGCGGATCTGGGCGCGGAGAAGACGCTGACGGCTGCGGCGAAGGCTGCGGGGAAGAAGGTCGGCGCGCTGGAGACTGTGGAGCAGCAGCTTGGCTATTTCGCGGGTCTGCCGATGGAAAGCCAGGTCAAGTTCCTGAACGCGACGGTTGAGGGCTTGCCGGACATGGACAGCGAGTTCGCTCGCCTCATCGCGCACTGGAAGGAAGGCGATCCGGACAAGCTGGCAGCGGAGATGAACGAGTCGCTGGAGGCAACGCCGGAACTGGCGCAGGTGCTGCTGATCCAGCGGAACGCCAATTGGGCGAAGTGGGTAAAGGGACGGCTCGCACAACCCGGAACGGTCTTCATCGCAGTCGGAGCCGGGCACCTGGCGGGCAAAGGCAGCGTGCAGGATCAGTTGAAGGCGCTCGGCGTCGCGTCGGCCAGGGTCGCCGAGTGA
- a CDS encoding glycine--tRNA ligase subunit alpha: MATGKVLSFQDLILTLHAYWGKQGCVILQPYDMEVGAGTFHPATTLRSLGPDAWNAAYVQPSRRPTDGRYGENPNRLQHYYQYQVIMKPSPANLQELYLGSLAEIGIDPLVHDIRFVEDDWESPTLGAWGLGWEVWCDGMEVTQFTYFQQMGGFDCKPVAGELTYGLERLAMYIQGVDSVYDLKFNDAGVTYGDVFLANEQQMSKWNFEIADTEKLFRWFKDAETECKASLEAGVPLAAYDQAIKASHVFNLLQARGVISVQERASYIGRVRDLAKGACEKWMEVNGWAA; encoded by the coding sequence GTGGCGACAGGCAAAGTGCTCTCTTTTCAGGACCTGATCCTGACCCTGCACGCCTATTGGGGAAAGCAGGGGTGCGTTATCCTGCAACCCTATGACATGGAAGTGGGCGCGGGCACCTTCCACCCCGCCACCACGCTGCGCAGCCTTGGCCCGGACGCGTGGAACGCCGCCTATGTGCAGCCCAGCCGCCGCCCGACCGACGGCCGCTATGGCGAAAACCCCAATCGCCTCCAGCATTATTACCAGTACCAGGTCATAATGAAGCCGTCCCCGGCGAACCTCCAGGAACTCTATCTGGGGTCGCTGGCCGAAATCGGCATCGACCCACTGGTCCACGACATCCGCTTTGTCGAGGATGATTGGGAAAGCCCGACGCTGGGCGCCTGGGGGCTGGGCTGGGAAGTCTGGTGCGACGGCATGGAAGTCACCCAGTTCACCTATTTCCAGCAGATGGGGGGCTTCGACTGCAAGCCCGTCGCGGGCGAACTGACCTACGGCCTCGAACGCCTCGCCATGTATATCCAGGGCGTGGACAGCGTCTATGACCTTAAGTTCAATGACGCGGGCGTCACCTATGGCGACGTCTTCCTCGCCAATGAGCAGCAGATGTCGAAATGGAATTTCGAGATCGCCGACACCGAAAAGCTGTTCCGCTGGTTCAAAGATGCGGAAACCGAATGCAAGGCGAGCCTTGAGGCGGGCGTTCCGCTCGCCGCCTATGATCAGGCGATCAAGGCGAGCCATGTCTTCAACCTGCTCCAGGCCCGCGGCGTCATCTCGGTGCAGGAACGCGCCAGCTACATCGGCCGCGTCCGCGATTTGGCTAAGGGCGCTTGCGAAAAATGGATGGAAGTGAACGGGTGGGCCGCGTGA